The Nitrospira tepida genome includes a window with the following:
- a CDS encoding YbaB/EbfC family nucleoid-associated protein, translating to MSKNPFGNMASLMKQAQAMQEQMTKIQEEAASKQVTGTAGGGIVTVTVTGGMQVVSVKIDPEVVKSGDVEMLQDLTVAATNEALRNAREMMANELKSLTGGLNIPGLL from the coding sequence ATGAGCAAGAACCCGTTTGGCAACATGGCCAGCTTGATGAAGCAGGCGCAGGCGATGCAAGAGCAAATGACGAAGATCCAGGAGGAAGCGGCGTCCAAACAAGTCACCGGGACGGCCGGCGGCGGGATCGTCACGGTCACGGTTACCGGCGGCATGCAGGTGGTGTCCGTGAAGATCGATCCCGAGGTCGTCAAGTCCGGCGACGTCGAGATGCTCCAGGACTTGACGGTTGCCGCCACGAACGAGGCCCTTCGCAACGCCCGAGAGATGATGGCCAACGAACTCAAATCGCTCACCGGCGGATTGAATATCCCCGGCCTGCTCTAA
- the recR gene encoding recombination mediator RecR, whose product MAAVLTGDRRGLLGGLIQELVRLPGIGQKTAQRLAFHLLKAERDDALRLADAIKAVKDGLSFCNDCRNIAEGDLCDLCLDPKRDRTRIVVVEEPSTLYAIERTRSYHGLYHVLLGALSPLDGVGPSDIKAQELMDRLQRGGVQEVIIATNPTIEGEATALYLTKLIKPLGIRTSRIAYGIPVGMDIEYADEVTLIKSLEGRRDL is encoded by the coding sequence ATGGCGGCGGTGCTCACGGGAGATCGGCGGGGCTTGTTGGGTGGGCTGATTCAGGAATTGGTGCGGTTGCCGGGAATCGGCCAAAAGACGGCGCAGCGGCTGGCATTTCATCTGCTCAAGGCCGAACGGGACGACGCGCTTCGACTGGCGGACGCTATCAAGGCCGTCAAGGATGGACTCAGCTTCTGCAACGATTGCCGCAACATCGCCGAGGGCGACCTGTGCGACCTCTGTTTGGATCCCAAGCGAGACCGAACGCGCATCGTCGTCGTGGAAGAACCCAGCACCCTCTATGCAATCGAACGGACCCGCAGTTACCACGGCCTCTACCATGTTCTGCTGGGCGCGCTCTCGCCCTTGGACGGCGTAGGACCGTCTGATATCAAGGCGCAGGAACTGATGGACCGGCTGCAGAGAGGGGGCGTCCAGGAGGTCATTATCGCCACCAACCCCACGATTGAGGGGGAGGCCACGGCTCTGTATCTGACCAAACTGATCAAACCCCTGGGAATTCGGACGTCGAGGATCGCCTACGGCATCCCTGTTGGCATGGATATCGAGTATGCGGATGAAGTGACGTTGATCAAATCCTTGGAAGGTCGCCGAGACCTCTAG
- the dksA gene encoding RNA polymerase-binding protein DksA → MLRRDSERTKSAPSRRASLSRQPALQDRSSRGSQAANSSSTSTRDAQLQEIRHELERQRAELLEEAGVGFVQQSKTPAFPDVSDQATAEADQHFAMRIRERERKLIKKIDEALSRIAAGTYGICEVCGEEIPFPRLKARPVTTLCIECKTRQEEQENGRR, encoded by the coding sequence ATGTTGAGGCGGGACTCCGAACGAACCAAATCCGCGCCCTCCCGCCGGGCATCCTTGTCCCGCCAGCCGGCGCTCCAAGACCGGTCCTCTCGCGGGTCCCAAGCGGCGAATTCTTCATCAACATCGACCCGGGACGCGCAACTGCAAGAGATCCGTCACGAGTTGGAACGGCAGCGGGCCGAGTTGCTGGAGGAGGCCGGTGTCGGGTTCGTCCAGCAGTCCAAAACCCCGGCCTTTCCCGACGTGAGCGATCAAGCGACCGCCGAAGCCGATCAGCATTTTGCCATGCGCATTCGGGAACGGGAGCGCAAGCTGATCAAGAAAATCGACGAAGCGCTCAGTCGGATCGCTGCCGGAACCTATGGCATCTGCGAAGTATGCGGAGAAGAGATCCCATTCCCCCGTCTCAAGGCCCGTCCGGTGACCACGCTCTGCATCGAGTGCAAGACACGCCAGGAAGAGCAGGAAAACGGACGACGGTAG
- a CDS encoding tetratricopeptide repeat protein yields the protein MAMFSSLDHSSAGRRSAWKAAWLATRLDRYAIVASLCWLTACAAPDPRPQLPPSASDLVLMKSAHLCDTHAAFMQSHATGHQEIPWGAGREFRINETQSESGSEEAWFFDQDGTLVGALFVYPAGLDLKPYPVLRETLSQLRPVLNFYLSVPKLPSKARMDTSSLYQTGDEKTTAQYLVTGTRDQPILLTASFTIDPYVSLFSPYRREFLDRVRGAESKKTGQGSVDQEPFASLQQFARGEAAQLAYCGTRHADVAADAYQKAINSGFSNKVRLAEAYHKLGLALEAQGASEKAKAAMQQSLAIRPNVPEVLNNLGTIYRQLGDRDQAIASFERAVTLRPNYPLARFNLAESYEPTNRKLAISEYETYLALVEGNPDEAERAARVKERVKNLQR from the coding sequence ATGGCTATGTTCAGTTCCCTCGATCATTCCTCTGCCGGCCGGCGTTCGGCTTGGAAAGCCGCATGGCTCGCCACCAGGCTCGACCGGTACGCCATAGTCGCCAGCCTCTGTTGGCTGACGGCCTGTGCGGCGCCCGATCCTCGCCCACAGCTTCCTCCATCCGCAAGCGATTTGGTGCTCATGAAATCGGCTCACCTCTGCGACACGCACGCCGCGTTTATGCAATCCCATGCGACCGGACATCAAGAGATTCCCTGGGGAGCCGGTCGCGAGTTCCGCATCAATGAAACCCAGAGCGAGTCCGGCAGCGAGGAGGCGTGGTTTTTCGATCAGGACGGCACCCTGGTCGGAGCCCTCTTTGTCTATCCGGCCGGGCTCGACTTGAAGCCCTATCCGGTCCTCCGCGAGACGTTGTCGCAGCTCCGACCGGTGCTGAACTTTTATCTGTCCGTTCCGAAGTTGCCGAGCAAGGCCCGGATGGATACCAGTTCGCTCTACCAGACGGGCGACGAGAAGACGACCGCTCAGTATCTCGTCACCGGTACGCGCGACCAGCCCATCTTGTTGACGGCTTCATTCACCATCGACCCCTACGTGTCGTTGTTCTCTCCCTATCGCAGGGAATTCTTGGATCGGGTCCGCGGCGCGGAGAGCAAAAAAACCGGACAAGGGTCGGTCGATCAGGAACCCTTCGCGTCCTTGCAGCAGTTCGCGCGCGGCGAGGCGGCCCAACTTGCCTATTGCGGAACGCGCCATGCCGACGTGGCGGCCGATGCCTATCAGAAGGCGATCAACAGCGGATTCTCCAACAAGGTGCGGCTCGCGGAAGCCTATCACAAGCTGGGCTTGGCTCTGGAGGCGCAGGGCGCCTCCGAGAAGGCCAAGGCGGCGATGCAGCAGTCGTTGGCGATCAGACCCAACGTGCCCGAGGTGCTGAATAATCTCGGCACGATCTATCGGCAACTGGGGGACCGGGACCAGGCGATCGCCTCATTCGAGAGAGCCGTCACGCTCCGGCCCAACTACCCGCTGGCTCGCTTCAATCTGGCTGAATCCTATGAACCGACCAACCGAAAGCTGGCCATTTCCGAGTATGAAACCTACTTAGCGCTGGTCGAAGGGAATCCGGATGAGGCTGAGCGCGCGGCCCGCGTGAAAGAGCGGGTCAAGAATCTACAGCGGTAA